A stretch of Gossypium hirsutum isolate 1008001.06 chromosome A06, Gossypium_hirsutum_v2.1, whole genome shotgun sequence DNA encodes these proteins:
- the LOC107929816 gene encoding uncharacterized protein isoform X8 — MKMAKKVASTRELLERWRGIEEEEEETDDTDPSMRRRLHKRKEEWFADAFSVLISLPKENHIWCGSWDIMGPLLETFYNYFKDDRNDSPLRLLWKRISEEMRHCIQCVSQHHQAQEMYSTEYELCTIGPLLDVLRSLDEERVTQHLREINERLVRQEYDPVCDNAEVVNLMYEVLTFPALLDDQALFIDFEKFIEAVDDMHELALAGQQFPGVYALLFFNRRVRTVGHRLAKCMGKMRRAMDLEPLQPLLKKFIGFLENEVLPSPLETSRPRAQLDRLPIWLGITSLLEFLEPPAFEEGILERYPIFLDIVLNHISGDSPEFSHAVSCLRELFTMLGCKLWLRATLSPSVMRNTLLGQCFHTRNEKMHKDIFDLFQPFLQSLEALQDGEHEKQRRHFLYFLLHQVPVSSNFSVLTRKTACKIALLIIHRGYKMNPPCPPFECAHMWGPSLVSSLKDSSLYSSLRQPAFDLIQTILVSDAATLITSMLNCCIATSIAKSSSIELDDEEGHNKLPFTQDVEDSDTGCWSEFSTQSQITSPEYREWMCIPMLWIDVLVDIDPSVLPISFSKAVLWARSRFPMIEPENSAEMALDIRGWLSSSAAEILSTFGWKIPTGSDDGGGKESKNSMRLSTMCLPLIKTFNRLTAHFLIRMGQGELRKQWSWEPRMGESLILSLVDPNDNVRQFGKCILEQVSNTRGLGCGLKFLCSDILSLSAVYLGLRHALRLVQLDSVLLKFQTLHHFFFVLCKLLKDEDLPNSEVAEDSSNASNIMKYSSQGGFLKQPLFDALPANMGRNYSSVDPKLRENFCYSLSEIVWPALCKCLVEGKAFVNYSLCQMTCVRVLEILPVLFGRLSPSLVSLCGDSKVALGNLVDFKWLHDLMEWGKSQLKVIVVYWKKAVISLLNVIKLLRSDSSLLMVGAVENLISSDAVDMDELIEQVSRLCVTLSKEVSCAIGHSTLRSKKLFSGASVEGRYPAADVQLPSTGMDVKIFDSLKSEKKMNESNLIVISDDEKEKHIASSKSGHQMLHAQVEFPSTDEQASETYHAKKVVHSTGTDTSADLLESPMKKDSLVSQTQKPEKSRVKPPHCPKPKGPDSERKEISSNSRSSVISSQSKVDQENKFDESVKLNSINQGCKKKNFGTKDTILREVVAADDPLEAAFKTVTVQPSLLAKSGPVAPKRQVIQLRSPFENRSSLHRPEAQVKRFKPPRLDDWYRPILEVDFFVTVRLASAKDDESHTVSKLKEVPVSFHSPEQYVNIFRPLVLEEFKAQLYSSFLEMSSWEEMYCGSISVLSVERVDDFHLVRFVYDIDDSTASKSLSENDLVLLTKDLPKSTSHDVHMVGKVERRERDNKRKSSMLLIRFYLQNGSIRLNQARRQLLERSKWHASRIMSITPQIREFQALSSIKDIPLLPAILNPVSDPTILYKPTLDFSKLSQPLQQFLRSSFNDSQLQALNVAVGSQKIKKDFELSLIQGPPGTGKTRTIVAMVGVLLASFQRRTNESENSQSGYLRQCYNSSTNSNARVSQATAIARAWQDAALARQLNEDVERSKKSIESSTRGRVLICAQSNAAVDELVSRISSEGLYGRDGKRYKPYLVRVGNAKTVHPNSLPFYIDTLVDHRLAEEKMHTNDARNDLSMEASSTVLRSNLEKVVENIRFCETKRANIRDGNSSIKKTSKGSNKEMDVKEMASPELEAKLQRLYEQKKQIYKDLSAAQAQEKKTNEETKALRHKLRKSILKEAEIIVTTLSGCGGDLYGVCAETISSFKFGNPSEHTLFDAVVIDEAAQALEPATLIPLQLLKSRGTKCIMSLSSRLVIQSSFLQQFSLMLRANICMNAACLSVYKELVILLLCLLNSIGCIQRYVDFLLCTFMTRSC; from the exons GTTTTGACGTTTCCTGCCCTATTAGATGATCAGGCCttgtttatagattttgaaaaatTCATTGAAGCAGTTGATGATATGCATGAATTGGCTTTGGCTGGGCAACAGTTTCCG GGTGTTTATGCATTGCTTTTTTTCAATAGAAGAGTGCGGACTGTTGGTCATCGTTTAGCTAAATGTATGGGAAAAATGAG GAGAGCAATGGATTTGGAACCTTTGCAACCTTTGCTTAAAAAGTTCATTGGCTTTTTGGAGAATGAAGTATTGCCTTCACCTTTAGAGACTTCGAGGCCAAGAGCGCAGCTGGACCGCTTACCCATATGGCTTGGGATTACATCCTT GCTTGAGTTCTTGGAACCTCCAGCTTTTGAAGAGGGAATACTGGAGCGCTATCCCATCTTTCTTGATATTGTGCTCAACCATATCAGTGGTGATTCACCTGAATTTTCCCATGCTGTTAGTTGCTTGAGAGAACTTTTCACAATGCTTG GTTGTAAGCTTTGGCTGAGGGCTACATTATCTCCCAGTGTGATGCGCAACACGTTGTTGGGTCAGTGTTTTCACACTAGAAATGAGAAGATGCATAAAGATATTTTTGATCTTTTCCAGCCATTTCTGCAG tcacttgaAGCTTTGCAAGACGGGGAACATGAAAAGCAACGTAGgcatttcctttattttcttctcCACCAAGTTCCTGTGAGCAGTAACTTCAGTGTTTTAACGAGAAAAACAGCCTGCAAG ATTGCTCTTCTTATCATTCATCGAGGCTACAAGATGAATCCACCATGCCCTCCTTTTGAATGTGCACATATGTG GGGTCCTTCTCTTGTGTCTTCTTTGAAGGATTCTTCACTCTACAGTTCCCTGCGCCAGCCTGCCTTTGATCTCATACAAACAATTTTGGTGTCTGATGCTGCTACCTTGATAACTTCAATGCTGAATTGTTGCATAGCTACAAGTATTGCTAAAAGCTCTTCTATTGAGTTAGATGACGAGGAAGGACATAATAAGCTTCCATTTACTCAGGATGTTGAAGACAGCGATACTGGTTGTTGGAGTGAATTTAGCACTCAGAGTCAAATTACTTCTCCGGAGTATAGAGAATGGATGTGTATTCCTATGTTGTGGATTGACGTTCTTGTCGATATTGATCCTTCAGTTCTCCCAATATCATTTTCAAAGGCTGTATTATGGGCTCGATCTCGTTTCCCTATGATAGAACCTGAGAATAGTGCTGAAATGGCCCTTGATATTAGAGGTTGGCTTTCATCCTCCGCTGCAGAAATCTTAAGTACATTTGGATGGAAGATACCAACTGGCTCTGATGATGGAGGGGGGAAGGAATCTAAAAACTCAATGAGGTTGTCAACAATGTGTCTTCCTTTGATAAAGACTTTCAACAG GTTAACTGCACATTTTTTGATTCGAATGGGGCAAGGGGAACTTCGAAAGCAGTGGTCTTGGGAACCAAGGATGGGTGAAAGCTTGATCCTCTCACTTGTGGACCCAAATGAT AATGTGAGGCAGTTTGGCAAGTGTATCTTGGAACAAGTTTCAAATACACGGGGTCTTGGTTGTGGCTTGAAGTTTCTTTGCTCTGACATTCTTTCTCTATCTGCTGTTTATTTGGGCCTGAGGCATGCCTTGAGACTT GTCCAGTTAGATTctgttttattaaaatttcagactTTGCACCACTTTTTCTTTGTTCTATGCAAATTACTTAAAGATGAGGACTTGCCTAATTCAGAAGTAGCAGAAGATTCTTCCAATGCCTCAAATATCATGAAGTACTCTTCTCAGGGTGGATTTCTTAAGCAGCCACTGTTTGATGCTTTGCCTGCAAACATGGGCAGAAATTACTCCAGTGTTGACCCAAAATTAAGGGAAAATTTCTGTTACTCATTGTCTGAGATTGTGTGGCCAGCCTTATGCAAGTGCTTGGTAGAAGGGAAGGCATTCGTTAATTACAGTCTTTGCCAG ATGACTTGTGTTCGTGTGCTTGAGATCCTCCCTGTTCTATTTGGAAGACTCAGTCCGTCACTTGTTAGTTTGTGTGGAGATTCTAAAGTAGCATTAGGGAATTTAGTGGATTTCAAATGGCTTCATGATCTTATGGAATGGGGAAAGTCTCAACTTAAGGTCATTGTTGTCTATTGGAAAAAGGCTGTAATATCTTTGCTGAATGTAATCAAGCTATTAAGGAGTGATAGTTCTCTGTTGATGGTTGGGGCAGTTGAAAATCTTATTTCAAGCG ATGCTGTTGACATGGATGAATTGATAGAACAAGTATCACGACTTTGTGTTACATTATCTAAAGAAGTTTCTTGTGCTATTGGGCATTCAACCTTAAGgtcaaaaaaattgttttctgGAGCATCTGTTGAGGGAAGGTACCCTGCAGCTGATGTGCAGCTTCCTTCTACTGGGATGGATGTAAAAATTTTCGATTCCttaaaatcagaaaaaaaaatgaatgaaagtaATCTGATTGTTATTTCCGATGATGAGAAGGAGAAACATATTGCATCTAGTAAGTCAGGTCATCAAATGTTGCATGCCCAGGTGGAATTTCCTTCTACTGATGAGCAAGCTTCAGAAACTTACCATGCCAAGAAGGTTGTCCATAGCACTGGTACTGATACTTCAGCGGATCTACTTGAGTCTCCCATGAAAAAAGATTCCCTTGTTTCTCAGACACAGAAACCTGAGAAATCAAGAGTCAAGCCACCACATTGTCCCAAACCAAAAGGCCCTGACAGTGAGAGGAAAGAAATAAGCTCCAACTCCAGAAGTAGTGTTATTTCATCTCAGAGTAAAGTTGATCAGGAGAACAAGTTTGATGAATCTGTTAAATTAAACAGCATTAATCAaggttgcaaaaaaaaaaattttggaacCAAAGATACAATTTTGAGGGAGGTAGTTGCTGCAGATGATCCGTTGGAGGCTGCTTTCAAAACTGTAACTGTACAGCCATCACTTCTTGCTAAGTCTGGTCCTGTTGCTCCTAAAAGGCAAGTCATTCAACTTAGATCACCTTTTGAAAATAGATCTAGCCTACACAGGCCGGAAGCTCAGGTTAAAAGGTTCAAGCCTCCAAGACTGGATGACTGGTACAGGCCAATACTAGAAGTAGATTTCTTTGTAACGGTGAGATTAGCATCTGCAAAAGATGATGAGAGTCACACCGTTAGCAAATTAAAGGAGGTCCCTGTGTCATTCCACTCACCTGAACAGTATGTAAACATTTTTCGGCCGTTAGTTTTGGAGGAATTTAAAGCACAACTGTATAGTTCCTTTCTGGAGATGTCTTCATGGGAGGAGATGTACTGTGGCAGTATATCCGTGCTGTCAGTTGAGAGGGTTGATGATTTCCATCTTGTTCGATTTGTCTATGATATTGATGATTCTACAGCATCTAAAAGTTTGTCAGAGAATGACCTTGTTTTACTCACTAAAGATCTTCCAAAAAGTACCTCCCATGATGTTCATATGGTTGGAAAG GTGGAAAGACGTGAGAGAGACAATAAAAGGAAGTCAAGTATGCTGCTGATTCGGTTTTATCTTCAGAATGGCTCAATACGTTTGAATCAAGCTAGGAGGCAGCTTCTTGAACGAAGTAAATGGCATGCCAGTCGTATCATGAGCATTACACCCCAGATCCGAGAATTTCAGGCACTGTCATCTATAAAGGATATCCCCTTGCTTCCTGCCATTTTAAACCCTGTCAGTGATCCTACCATCTTGTATAAACCGACACTAGATTTCAGTAAGCTATCCCAGCCCCTGCAGCAATTTCTGAGGTCATCCTTCAATGATAGCCAACTGCAAGCCTTGAATGTTGCTGTTGGATCACAGAAGATAAAGAAAGATTTTGAATTGTCTCTTATTCAGGGTCCTCCAG GGACTGGAAAGACCCGAACTATTGTGGCCATGGTTGGTGTTTTGCTAGCTTCCTTTCAACGGAGAACAAATGAATCAGAGAATTCTCAGAGTGGTTATTTGAGACAATGCTATAATTCTTCCACCAATTCAAATGCACGAGTAAGTCAGGCCACTGCCATTGCAAGAGCTTGGCAGGATGCTGCCCTGGCTAGACAATTAAATGAAGATGTTGAAAGGTCAAAAAAGTCAATAGAAAGTTCTACAAGAGGAAGGGTGTTAATTTGTGCTCAGTCAAATGCTGCAGTTGATGAGCTGGTGTCAAGAATATCTAGTGAAGGTCTATATGGGAGAGATGGGAAGAGGTACAAACCGTATCTTGTACGGGTTGGGAATGCAAAAACAGTTCATCCAAATTCACTACCTTTCTATATTGATACACTTGTTGATCATCGGTTGGCAGAAGAGAAAATGCATACAAATGATGCTAGAAATGATTTAAGTATGGAGGCATCTTCTACAGTACTGCGTTCTAATCTAGAGAAGGTAGTCGAAAACATCAGATTCTGCGAAACCAAGCGTGCAAACATAAGGGATGGCAATTCAAGCATAAAGAAAACATCAAAAGGATCTAATAAGGAAATGGATGTAAAAGAAATGGCTAGTCCGGAATTAGAGGCTAAGCTACAACGATTGTATGAGCAAAAGAAACAAATTTATAAAGATCTTAGTGCTGCTCAGGCACAAGAGAAGAAGACTAATGAGGAAACCAAAGCATTAAGACATAAACTGCGGAAGTCTATTTTAAAGGAAGCTGAAATAATCGTTACAACATTAAGTGGTTGTGGTGGAGATCTCTATGGTGTATGTGCTGAAACCATATCAAGTTTTAAGTTTGGCAATCCATCTGAACATACTCTTTTTGATGCTGTTGTGATTGATGAAGCTGCACAG GCTTTGGAGCCAGCTACTTTGATTCCTCTTCAGCTTTTGAAGTCAAGAGGGACAAAATGTATCATG AGTCTTTCCTCAAGGTTGGTGATCCAAAGCAGCTTCCTGCAACAGTTCTCTCTAATGTTGCGAGCAAATATATGTATGAATGCAGCATGTTTGAGCGTTTACAAAGAGCTGGTCATCCTGTTGTTATGCTTACTGAACAG TATAGGATGCATCCAGAGATATGTCGATTTCCTTCTTTGCACTTTTATGACAAGAAGTTGCTGA
- the LOC107929816 gene encoding uncharacterized protein isoform X9 has translation MKMAKKVASTRELLERWRGIEEEEEETDDTDPSMRRRLHKRKEEWFADAFSVLISLPKENHIWCGSWDIMGPLLETFYNYFKDDRNDSPLRLLWKRISEEMRHCIQCVSQHHQAQEMYSTEYELCTIGPLLDVLRSLDEERVTQHLREINERLVRQEYDPVCDNAEVVNLMYEVLTFPALLDDQALFIDFEKFIEAVDDMHELALAGQQFPGVYALLFFNRRVRTVGHRLAKCMGKMRRAMDLEPLQPLLKKFIGFLENEVLPSPLETSRPRAQLDRLPIWLGITSLLEFLEPPAFEEGILERYPIFLDIVLNHISGDSPEFSHAVSCLRELFTMLGCKLWLRATLSPSVMRNTLLGQCFHTRNEKMHKDIFDLFQPFLQSLEALQDGEHEKQRRHFLYFLLHQVPVSSNFSVLTRKTACKIALLIIHRGYKMNPPCPPFECAHMWGPSLVSSLKDSSLYSSLRQPAFDLIQTILVSDAATLITSMLNCCIATSIAKSSSIELDDEEGHNKLPFTQDVEDSDTGCWSEFSTQSQITSPEYREWMCIPMLWIDVLVDIDPSVLPISFSKAVLWARSRFPMIEPENSAEMALDIRGWLSSSAAEILSTFGWKIPTGSDDGGGKESKNSMRLSTMCLPLIKTFNRLTAHFLIRMGQGELRKQWSWEPRMGESLILSLVDPNDNVRQFGKCILEQVSNTRGLGCGLKFLCSDILSLSAVYLGLRHALRLVQLDSVLLKFQTLHHFFFVLCKLLKDEDLPNSEVAEDSSNASNIMKYSSQGGFLKQPLFDALPANMGRNYSSVDPKLRENFCYSLSEIVWPALCKCLVEGKAFVNYSLCQMTCVRVLEILPVLFGRLSPSLVSLCGDSKVALGNLVDFKWLHDLMEWGKSQLKVIVVYWKKAVISLLNVIKLLRSDSSLLMVGAVENLISSDAVDMDELIEQVSRLCVTLSKEVSCAIGHSTLRSKKLFSGASVEGRYPAADVQLPSTGMDVKIFDSLKSEKKMNESNLIVISDDEKEKHIASSKSGHQMLHAQVEFPSTDEQASETYHAKKVVHSTGTDTSADLLESPMKKDSLVSQTQKPEKSRVKPPHCPKPKGPDSERKEISSNSRSSVISSQSKVDQENKFDESVKLNSINQGCKKKNFGTKDTILREVVAADDPLEAAFKTVTVQPSLLAKSGPVAPKRQVIQLRSPFENRSSLHRPEAQVKRFKPPRLDDWYRPILEVDFFVTVRLASAKDDESHTVSKLKEVPVSFHSPEQYVNIFRPLVLEEFKAQLYSSFLEMSSWEEMYCGSISVLSVERVDDFHLVRFVYDIDDSTASKSLSENDLVLLTKDLPKSTSHDVHMVGKVERRERDNKRKSSMLLIRFYLQNGSIRLNQARRQLLERSKWHASRIMSITPQIREFQALSSIKDIPLLPAILNPVSDPTILYKPTLDFSKLSQPLQQFLRSSFNDSQLQALNVAVGSQKIKKDFELSLIQGPPGTGKTRTIVAMVGVLLASFQRRTNESENSQSGYLRQCYNSSTNSNARVSQATAIARAWQDAALARQLNEDVERSKKSIESSTRGRVLICAQSNAAVDELVSRISSEGLYGRDGKRYKPYLVRVGNAKTVHPNSLPFYIDTLVDHRLAEEKMHTNDARNDLSMEASSTVLRSNLEKVVENIRFCETKRANIRDGNSSIKKTSKGSNKEMDVKEMASPELEAKLQRLYEQKKQIYKDLSAAQAQEKKTNEETKALRHKLRKSILKEAEIIVTTLSGCGGDLYGVCAETISSFKFGNPSEHTLFDAVVIDEAAQALEPATLIPLQLLKSRGTKCIMSLSSRLVIQSSFLQQFSLMLRANICMNAACLSVYKELVILLLCLLNSGCFLDMKQKTYHECDHMLKS, from the exons GTTTTGACGTTTCCTGCCCTATTAGATGATCAGGCCttgtttatagattttgaaaaatTCATTGAAGCAGTTGATGATATGCATGAATTGGCTTTGGCTGGGCAACAGTTTCCG GGTGTTTATGCATTGCTTTTTTTCAATAGAAGAGTGCGGACTGTTGGTCATCGTTTAGCTAAATGTATGGGAAAAATGAG GAGAGCAATGGATTTGGAACCTTTGCAACCTTTGCTTAAAAAGTTCATTGGCTTTTTGGAGAATGAAGTATTGCCTTCACCTTTAGAGACTTCGAGGCCAAGAGCGCAGCTGGACCGCTTACCCATATGGCTTGGGATTACATCCTT GCTTGAGTTCTTGGAACCTCCAGCTTTTGAAGAGGGAATACTGGAGCGCTATCCCATCTTTCTTGATATTGTGCTCAACCATATCAGTGGTGATTCACCTGAATTTTCCCATGCTGTTAGTTGCTTGAGAGAACTTTTCACAATGCTTG GTTGTAAGCTTTGGCTGAGGGCTACATTATCTCCCAGTGTGATGCGCAACACGTTGTTGGGTCAGTGTTTTCACACTAGAAATGAGAAGATGCATAAAGATATTTTTGATCTTTTCCAGCCATTTCTGCAG tcacttgaAGCTTTGCAAGACGGGGAACATGAAAAGCAACGTAGgcatttcctttattttcttctcCACCAAGTTCCTGTGAGCAGTAACTTCAGTGTTTTAACGAGAAAAACAGCCTGCAAG ATTGCTCTTCTTATCATTCATCGAGGCTACAAGATGAATCCACCATGCCCTCCTTTTGAATGTGCACATATGTG GGGTCCTTCTCTTGTGTCTTCTTTGAAGGATTCTTCACTCTACAGTTCCCTGCGCCAGCCTGCCTTTGATCTCATACAAACAATTTTGGTGTCTGATGCTGCTACCTTGATAACTTCAATGCTGAATTGTTGCATAGCTACAAGTATTGCTAAAAGCTCTTCTATTGAGTTAGATGACGAGGAAGGACATAATAAGCTTCCATTTACTCAGGATGTTGAAGACAGCGATACTGGTTGTTGGAGTGAATTTAGCACTCAGAGTCAAATTACTTCTCCGGAGTATAGAGAATGGATGTGTATTCCTATGTTGTGGATTGACGTTCTTGTCGATATTGATCCTTCAGTTCTCCCAATATCATTTTCAAAGGCTGTATTATGGGCTCGATCTCGTTTCCCTATGATAGAACCTGAGAATAGTGCTGAAATGGCCCTTGATATTAGAGGTTGGCTTTCATCCTCCGCTGCAGAAATCTTAAGTACATTTGGATGGAAGATACCAACTGGCTCTGATGATGGAGGGGGGAAGGAATCTAAAAACTCAATGAGGTTGTCAACAATGTGTCTTCCTTTGATAAAGACTTTCAACAG GTTAACTGCACATTTTTTGATTCGAATGGGGCAAGGGGAACTTCGAAAGCAGTGGTCTTGGGAACCAAGGATGGGTGAAAGCTTGATCCTCTCACTTGTGGACCCAAATGAT AATGTGAGGCAGTTTGGCAAGTGTATCTTGGAACAAGTTTCAAATACACGGGGTCTTGGTTGTGGCTTGAAGTTTCTTTGCTCTGACATTCTTTCTCTATCTGCTGTTTATTTGGGCCTGAGGCATGCCTTGAGACTT GTCCAGTTAGATTctgttttattaaaatttcagactTTGCACCACTTTTTCTTTGTTCTATGCAAATTACTTAAAGATGAGGACTTGCCTAATTCAGAAGTAGCAGAAGATTCTTCCAATGCCTCAAATATCATGAAGTACTCTTCTCAGGGTGGATTTCTTAAGCAGCCACTGTTTGATGCTTTGCCTGCAAACATGGGCAGAAATTACTCCAGTGTTGACCCAAAATTAAGGGAAAATTTCTGTTACTCATTGTCTGAGATTGTGTGGCCAGCCTTATGCAAGTGCTTGGTAGAAGGGAAGGCATTCGTTAATTACAGTCTTTGCCAG ATGACTTGTGTTCGTGTGCTTGAGATCCTCCCTGTTCTATTTGGAAGACTCAGTCCGTCACTTGTTAGTTTGTGTGGAGATTCTAAAGTAGCATTAGGGAATTTAGTGGATTTCAAATGGCTTCATGATCTTATGGAATGGGGAAAGTCTCAACTTAAGGTCATTGTTGTCTATTGGAAAAAGGCTGTAATATCTTTGCTGAATGTAATCAAGCTATTAAGGAGTGATAGTTCTCTGTTGATGGTTGGGGCAGTTGAAAATCTTATTTCAAGCG ATGCTGTTGACATGGATGAATTGATAGAACAAGTATCACGACTTTGTGTTACATTATCTAAAGAAGTTTCTTGTGCTATTGGGCATTCAACCTTAAGgtcaaaaaaattgttttctgGAGCATCTGTTGAGGGAAGGTACCCTGCAGCTGATGTGCAGCTTCCTTCTACTGGGATGGATGTAAAAATTTTCGATTCCttaaaatcagaaaaaaaaatgaatgaaagtaATCTGATTGTTATTTCCGATGATGAGAAGGAGAAACATATTGCATCTAGTAAGTCAGGTCATCAAATGTTGCATGCCCAGGTGGAATTTCCTTCTACTGATGAGCAAGCTTCAGAAACTTACCATGCCAAGAAGGTTGTCCATAGCACTGGTACTGATACTTCAGCGGATCTACTTGAGTCTCCCATGAAAAAAGATTCCCTTGTTTCTCAGACACAGAAACCTGAGAAATCAAGAGTCAAGCCACCACATTGTCCCAAACCAAAAGGCCCTGACAGTGAGAGGAAAGAAATAAGCTCCAACTCCAGAAGTAGTGTTATTTCATCTCAGAGTAAAGTTGATCAGGAGAACAAGTTTGATGAATCTGTTAAATTAAACAGCATTAATCAaggttgcaaaaaaaaaaattttggaacCAAAGATACAATTTTGAGGGAGGTAGTTGCTGCAGATGATCCGTTGGAGGCTGCTTTCAAAACTGTAACTGTACAGCCATCACTTCTTGCTAAGTCTGGTCCTGTTGCTCCTAAAAGGCAAGTCATTCAACTTAGATCACCTTTTGAAAATAGATCTAGCCTACACAGGCCGGAAGCTCAGGTTAAAAGGTTCAAGCCTCCAAGACTGGATGACTGGTACAGGCCAATACTAGAAGTAGATTTCTTTGTAACGGTGAGATTAGCATCTGCAAAAGATGATGAGAGTCACACCGTTAGCAAATTAAAGGAGGTCCCTGTGTCATTCCACTCACCTGAACAGTATGTAAACATTTTTCGGCCGTTAGTTTTGGAGGAATTTAAAGCACAACTGTATAGTTCCTTTCTGGAGATGTCTTCATGGGAGGAGATGTACTGTGGCAGTATATCCGTGCTGTCAGTTGAGAGGGTTGATGATTTCCATCTTGTTCGATTTGTCTATGATATTGATGATTCTACAGCATCTAAAAGTTTGTCAGAGAATGACCTTGTTTTACTCACTAAAGATCTTCCAAAAAGTACCTCCCATGATGTTCATATGGTTGGAAAG GTGGAAAGACGTGAGAGAGACAATAAAAGGAAGTCAAGTATGCTGCTGATTCGGTTTTATCTTCAGAATGGCTCAATACGTTTGAATCAAGCTAGGAGGCAGCTTCTTGAACGAAGTAAATGGCATGCCAGTCGTATCATGAGCATTACACCCCAGATCCGAGAATTTCAGGCACTGTCATCTATAAAGGATATCCCCTTGCTTCCTGCCATTTTAAACCCTGTCAGTGATCCTACCATCTTGTATAAACCGACACTAGATTTCAGTAAGCTATCCCAGCCCCTGCAGCAATTTCTGAGGTCATCCTTCAATGATAGCCAACTGCAAGCCTTGAATGTTGCTGTTGGATCACAGAAGATAAAGAAAGATTTTGAATTGTCTCTTATTCAGGGTCCTCCAG GGACTGGAAAGACCCGAACTATTGTGGCCATGGTTGGTGTTTTGCTAGCTTCCTTTCAACGGAGAACAAATGAATCAGAGAATTCTCAGAGTGGTTATTTGAGACAATGCTATAATTCTTCCACCAATTCAAATGCACGAGTAAGTCAGGCCACTGCCATTGCAAGAGCTTGGCAGGATGCTGCCCTGGCTAGACAATTAAATGAAGATGTTGAAAGGTCAAAAAAGTCAATAGAAAGTTCTACAAGAGGAAGGGTGTTAATTTGTGCTCAGTCAAATGCTGCAGTTGATGAGCTGGTGTCAAGAATATCTAGTGAAGGTCTATATGGGAGAGATGGGAAGAGGTACAAACCGTATCTTGTACGGGTTGGGAATGCAAAAACAGTTCATCCAAATTCACTACCTTTCTATATTGATACACTTGTTGATCATCGGTTGGCAGAAGAGAAAATGCATACAAATGATGCTAGAAATGATTTAAGTATGGAGGCATCTTCTACAGTACTGCGTTCTAATCTAGAGAAGGTAGTCGAAAACATCAGATTCTGCGAAACCAAGCGTGCAAACATAAGGGATGGCAATTCAAGCATAAAGAAAACATCAAAAGGATCTAATAAGGAAATGGATGTAAAAGAAATGGCTAGTCCGGAATTAGAGGCTAAGCTACAACGATTGTATGAGCAAAAGAAACAAATTTATAAAGATCTTAGTGCTGCTCAGGCACAAGAGAAGAAGACTAATGAGGAAACCAAAGCATTAAGACATAAACTGCGGAAGTCTATTTTAAAGGAAGCTGAAATAATCGTTACAACATTAAGTGGTTGTGGTGGAGATCTCTATGGTGTATGTGCTGAAACCATATCAAGTTTTAAGTTTGGCAATCCATCTGAACATACTCTTTTTGATGCTGTTGTGATTGATGAAGCTGCACAG GCTTTGGAGCCAGCTACTTTGATTCCTCTTCAGCTTTTGAAGTCAAGAGGGACAAAATGTATCATG AGTCTTTCCTCAAGGTTGGTGATCCAAAGCAGCTTCCTGCAACAGTTCTCTCTAATGTTGCGAGCAAATATATGTATGAATGCAGCATGTTTGAGCGTTTACAAAGAGCTGGTCATCCTGTTGTTATGCTTACTGAACAG tgGCTGCTTTCTGGATATGAAACAAAAGACCTACCATGAATGTGATCACATGTTAAAG TCTTGA